One Alnus glutinosa chromosome 13, dhAlnGlut1.1, whole genome shotgun sequence genomic window, AAgtgatgactttttttttttctttgactcTATCGATCGGGcccgggtatatatatatatatttcttgtcTTTGAACGGCGTTTAACGTACCCAGCTGTGGCCTTATGGGCATGTCTTTGTTTCTTGTGAAAGTAAACTTGACTTTGTCAATTTACAAACTTTAGCTTGCTTTTGTGCGTGCGGAAGGGGAGATGGCATGGACCAACCAAGATAGCCTAGGTAGGATCTAGCTAGACTAGCTTCTATATATTGTGCTCGAATCAAGGGTAAGATACGTGAGCAATGGTCACCACCATAAGCCCATTACAGCTGAATATGACATGCACTAGGTTTGTAGATATCTAATGTACGTAAATAAGGCTTTTATAGTGATCTATCTTGAGAATGTTTGTCTTTGTTAACTCGtcatttattctaaaaacttaagcttataaggcgaagtaaatttaatcatttaatcaatattttaacattagTGTGGGGGCTCAAACTTCCTTTTGATAGGTGAGGCCTAACAcgcaaaatatttaattgaaatgggaggtaaatAAAGGAGACAATTTGAACTCATGACATTtgttgttaaatcactacttatcccaaaaCCTTAAGTttataggaagagataaatttatttaatatctttaaCAGTCTTATTATATTCTTCACTACTAATCCAAGCTATCTTTTGATGTTAATTAGCTAAATTCAGATTTCCGCCCCGCCTCCATACCCCTAATTGATTTCCCCTCCACCGGTTCTCAATCCACCTTTTGCCAATTATTGGTTCTACACGTGCACCCCACACGTCGTTGTGGCACACGTGAGTTACATGTGCTATCGCCACTTTTGGTTTCAAGTAGCAGATTCTAGACTCTTCTACACTACTGATTCCTTTGGCTCTCTTTTTGTGGAGGCCTCTCGGTGCGAAGATATTGTCCTTGATATTATTTGTCTTTCAGTTATTGATCGAAAGGGTCTCCATTACAGTTTGTTATGTCTTCTCTTGGTCTCACCAACTCATTTATAAGCTGGTATGATACTAAAAAGAAACACAAGAGTGCCTTCGGATACACTGACAATAGTACCCCGGCCACTATGGGCTGCTACAACGAGCTTAGTTGGTATGATCATACTAAGAAACACAAGAGTGCCTTCGGATACATTAACAATACTGGCCCCACCATGGGCCGCTACAACCAGCTCAGTTGGCAACTTTTTCACATACTCGCTTCGATCTTTCATCTCAAGGATTCTGCCAGAGCTGTGGAAAGACCCTGCTtgaatattaatataattgttGTTAAGGGTAGTTTTCTTTAATTGTCCTGTAATGATTTTGGTTTCTCTTTGTTGTTTGGTTTCTAGCGATTAGTTTATGTTGATCTCatctatatatgttaaaaaaaatctcttgcTTAATAtctaacataaaatatatatataattttgtttttatttgaatgattctttcatttattttttattttttaaaaaaatgtgtgtaATTCTAATATGACaggttagaatattaattaaatgattaaattcattatttcttattagcttaaacttttaaaataagtgctGATTTTACGtagtatcaaaataaattaaagtcaaGAATTTGAACCTTGATTTCACAattaatttagttcaaatttcaattaaatattcaatataaatttaagcCTACACATGCATAAAGAagagttttttaaaatattaattaaataagtaaatttatCATATTTACTGTTAACTTATACTTTGAAATAAGTAACATTAGAAGATGTAGATGAAGGTAAACGAATGACATTAAAATGTTTGACTAAATGAAAGACGTATACGGTTTAAATCACCGACGAAGAAAGAGTGTGAGCGTGGAGATTTTATCAAAAGATTCCAAATTATTGGTCCTAGATTATAGACGACTACCAAGCATAGTCGCGCGAGTAGTTAAAATTGATACTCGCGCCCACTAGTGCCCTCGCCCACAAAAGCATAAGACGTACACACCACCTCCGCTACACGTCACCACGGAAGATTTGAGAGAAAATCTAAAGCGAATACACTTGCTGCGAGTATGGTCGCAGCTTTTGACTTTCAAAAAAGTCAACTAAATAGAAATTCAAAGCGGTTTAGAGTGAAAGGaagaaaatccaaaacaagCTTTCGAGAAGTTTTCTCACTTGATCTCTCCAATATAAAAACCAAGCCCTGCTTTCAGTTTCCTCATAAATCTGTTTGCAGTTCTCTGACAGCGTATAAATTCAGTccattcttcatcttctcttcTGGTCTGTCTGtcaatctctctttctttttctttgttcttggcGACTGATTTTGCATGCATGGAGGGCTGGGATTTGCAGGCTGTAGTAAGAGGATGCATAGATGAAGCCCCCGCCGCTTTCTTGGCCAACCCAGAATCTCGTTTTGCTCCTTTGAGTGCTGTAAAAGATGTCGATCTTTTAAGCTTTCCTGAAATCAGTGATACCAGAACAGTTTTAGATGAACTAGAAAACCTTTACAAGCCCTTCTACCCCGTTTCCTCGCAAGCCATCCTTGCCAGCTCGGCCAGCTCCATATCTGTTCCTAAAGAACTCAAAGAAGCAGAACAGcagcaaataaagaaaaaacaaacagcTGCACACAGAAGAATAAGGTTGGTTATTTGGTGTAAAAGTTCGCTAATTCTAACTTAGATTTCTTATATGTTAGagttaaattgtgatttaataCAGTACgagagcaaagatcttgagTTCAAACTCTGTTTCTGTTAAATTCATCTACTCTTATCAGTTCAAGGTgaaaatttattcatgaaaattCCGAAaagtttacaattttttttcttcctataaaCTACGGCAGAAAGAATCAGAACAAGGTGGTGCAACAGGTGGCTGCCAGCGAGGGACATGGCTCAGATTTGTGGGCGTGGCGGAAATACGGTCAGAAACCCATCAAGGGATCGCCATATCCGAGAAGCTATTACAGGTGCAGTAGTTCAAAAGGGTGTTCAGCAAGAAAACAAGTGGAAAGGAGCCATTCGGATCCGGGAATTTTCATTGTAACCTACACTTCAGAGCACAATCACACCCATCCAACTCGCCGGAACTCCCTTGCCGGCAGCAGGCGTACCAAGTTCCCGGCGCCCGAAAAGAAAGGCAACTTTTCTCCGACAACCCCTTTGATGGCGGCAGCAGCCATTGAGGATGAGTTTGTGCAAAGTGAGAAAGTGAAGAATCACGAGGAAGAGCAAATAGTACAAGGAAATGAAGGTAATAATATAATTTCCATGCCTGATATAATATTGGACAACGAATTATTCTTTCCAAGCCTAGAGGATTTTGTAGAACTGGCCGGAGAACCGGCCTTGGATGGTTTCCTTTTGGACCAATTATTGGATAACTGTCCTTTACCTTGGTTCAATATTGACAAATCCACGGCCGTAGGTGATGGTCACTGACATAAAGGAGGATCATGGGTTACTCAAGGCTTCAATTTCTCAAAACATGCAAATTGTAATTTagttttccttctcttttgcCCTAATCCGTTTTGTAATTTAGATTCCAACTTCACTGAAAATATATAGTTTTCAGGTATTAATTTGACAAAAGATGTGTTTGTATGTTataaatgttagaatattaattaaagggTTAATTGCATTTATCGTCTCTAATTATCATCATTTTAGCAATGTTTTGTTGAATGTTTCAATCTTTATAATGTTCCTCCCAATTCATTATTGCAatctaaaatgataaaaatatcattCACTATATAAAATATagcctccttttctttttttcttttttcttttttctttttatgaattttgaattttctacattgtattattattttttaattattttggatCACTGAAGGAGAATATTGCAACCTTAATAGTAGATTGGAGAGACATTGCAACAATGATAGTTAGAAGGGGtgaatgtattttttttcttttaattaaatgattaaatttatatttttttttattaatttaagcttttagaGTAACAATTAATTCAATATAGTATCGTAAcaaaatcttgagtttgaatcaTATTCTTTCATTCATCTCATATTTTATTTAGCTATGCgaaataattaatgatttaacTAATACTGACAAGCATGCAAGTCAAGAAAAAGTTAGGCTCGAAGATCCGACTTATTCAAACACtctataattaattaagctaaGACTAGGAAGACCATTATATCTAATTATTCTATAATACCAATTACAGGTGTCAAGTTGGATTTTCTGATAAATTTTCGTATGGTGGGACATTAATCTGCTGTCCGCCCACCGTCCTAATTATATAATTGAAACGGAAAATGACAGAAAAACGTGAGGAGATaagctcaggaaaaaaaaagaaaagaaaaaagagaaaaaaaaaagttatatatatatatatgagaggaTAAGCTCCATTACGTACTTCATGTAAAAACCTTAATTACCTACAAGCaatgaaatcaattttttaattaattaattattattattatttttttttttagggctgcagaatatatttatttatttattttgaaattgaagacAGTTTTGACTTTATCGATCTTTAACCGTGAAAATGAAAGTTATGCAACTTGGGATTAATTAGGTTCTGGAGAAATGCTAGAAGCTAAACTATATATTATTGCATGCATTTATATTTCACTTTGATGATGCGGTATTACTAATCGGTTcttactataaaaaaaaaatgtaatactACTACATATGAGACCCTCATTTCACTGTATCTGATCACTTGGTTAGCTGATCGATGGACTGgattaaaccttttttttttaaaaataaaaaaaataaaaataagggttgATGGATACTACTACATCAGTCCAGTAAAATGAAGGTGTAgtatatatcattaattaaaaaaaaaaaaaaaagaagtcaagaTTTGATTGAcaatatcatatcaataaagTAGGATAAAAGTGaaatgtataacattactctttaaacTTTGTAGGGCTTCCCACGACCACCACATGACAATGCAGTTGAGGAGTCTTTTTAAGatatcaaattattattattattattatttttgtataaaaattaaagagtaat contains:
- the LOC133854406 gene encoding probable WRKY transcription factor 29 is translated as MEGWDLQAVVRGCIDEAPAAFLANPESRFAPLSAVKDVDLLSFPEISDTRTVLDELENLYKPFYPVSSQAILASSASSISVPKELKEAEQQQIKKKQTAAHRRIRKNQNKVVQQVAASEGHGSDLWAWRKYGQKPIKGSPYPRSYYRCSSSKGCSARKQVERSHSDPGIFIVTYTSEHNHTHPTRRNSLAGSRRTKFPAPEKKGNFSPTTPLMAAAAIEDEFVQSEKVKNHEEEQIVQGNEGNNIISMPDIILDNELFFPSLEDFVELAGEPALDGFLLDQLLDNCPLPWFNIDKSTAVGDGH